In Chloroflexota bacterium, a single genomic region encodes these proteins:
- the ruvB gene encoding Holliday junction branch migration DNA helicase RuvB — MERIISGKPKEDDITLDTSLRPRRLAEYIGQDKVKENIKISIAAAQARKESLDHILIYGPPGLGKTTLAHIIAAEKRASIRVTSGPAIERAGDLAAIITNLHEDDILFIDEVHRLPRIVEEVLYPAMEDFALDIVIGKGPGAKSLRLHLPHFTLIGATTRFAMLSPPLRDRFGSIYRLDFYDQQAMEIIVKRSANILKIEADLEGIKEIACRARGTPRVANRLLKRVRDYAQVMAKGVITNEVAVKALAKLDVDNIGLDEIDRKVLRTIIEKFDGGPVGLETIAASISEEADTIMDVYEPYLLQLGFLERTPRGRVATRLAHKHLGLPYTRGQSPQAELF, encoded by the coding sequence ATGGAGCGAATAATCTCAGGCAAACCCAAGGAAGATGATATCACCCTAGATACCAGCCTCCGTCCCAGACGCCTTGCTGAGTATATAGGGCAGGATAAAGTCAAAGAGAACATCAAGATATCTATTGCGGCAGCGCAAGCAAGGAAGGAATCTCTAGACCACATCCTGATCTATGGACCACCGGGCCTGGGCAAGACCACCCTGGCTCATATTATTGCCGCCGAGAAGAGGGCCAGCATCAGGGTCACCTCCGGCCCGGCCATAGAGCGCGCCGGGGATCTAGCCGCTATAATAACCAATCTTCACGAAGATGACATTCTATTCATCGACGAGGTCCATCGCCTCCCCAGGATAGTAGAGGAGGTTCTTTATCCGGCGATGGAGGACTTTGCCCTGGATATTGTCATCGGCAAAGGGCCGGGAGCCAAAAGCCTGCGACTTCACCTCCCGCACTTCACTCTTATTGGGGCCACCACGCGCTTCGCCATGCTCAGCCCTCCTTTAAGGGACAGATTTGGTTCCATATATCGACTCGATTTCTATGACCAGCAGGCTATGGAGATAATAGTGAAACGCTCTGCCAATATTCTCAAGATAGAAGCGGATCTAGAAGGGATAAAGGAGATTGCCTGCCGGGCCCGAGGAACACCCAGAGTGGCTAATCGACTGCTCAAAAGGGTGCGGGATTATGCCCAGGTCATGGCAAAAGGAGTGATCACCAATGAGGTAGCTGTCAAGGCACTGGCCAAACTTGACGTGGACAATATCGGCCTGGACGAAATAGACCGCAAAGTGCTGCGGACTATCATCGAGAAGTTCGATGGTGGCCCTGTGGGACTGGAGACAATCGCCGCCTCTATCAGCGAGGAGGCAGATACGATTATGGATGTCTACGAACCTTATTTACTGCAACTGGGTTTTCTGGAACGAACACCGCGGGGCAGGGTAGCCACGCGCCTGGCCCACAAACACCTGGGCCTACCCTACACGAGAGGACAATCCCCTCAGGCAGAATTATTCTGA
- a CDS encoding inositol-3-phosphate synthase has product MGKINVAIIGVGNCASSLVQGVYFYRDARDDIFVPGLMHPTLGGYHIRDIHFVAAFDIDKNKVGKDLAEAIYTPPNNTFKFCEVPLSGVKVHRGMTHDGLGKYLSQVITKAPGSTANIVNILKETKTDVVLSYLPVGSEAATKWYVEQILDAGCGFVNCIPVFISRENYWQERFAERGLPVIGDDIKSQVGATITHRVLTRLFRERGVKLERTYQLNFGGNTDFYNMLERERLESKKISKTNAVISQLDYELEPGNVHVGPSDYVPWLTDRKFCYIRMEGTTFGNVPLNLELKLEVWDSPNSAGIVIDAIRCCKLALERGLSGSLVAPSACFMKSPPIQYTDDEGHRMLEEFIAGTNNETLPPKK; this is encoded by the coding sequence TTGGGAAAAATAAATGTGGCCATAATAGGTGTGGGCAACTGTGCCTCCTCTTTGGTTCAGGGTGTTTACTTCTATCGTGATGCACGAGATGACATCTTCGTACCGGGCTTGATGCATCCCACCCTCGGGGGATACCACATCCGCGACATCCATTTTGTAGCTGCTTTCGATATTGACAAGAATAAGGTGGGGAAGGACCTGGCAGAGGCTATCTATACTCCCCCCAACAATACCTTCAAGTTCTGCGAAGTACCTCTTAGCGGAGTAAAGGTTCACCGGGGGATGACCCATGATGGGCTGGGAAAATACCTCTCACAGGTCATCACCAAGGCCCCGGGTTCCACAGCCAATATCGTTAACATCCTCAAAGAGACGAAAACCGATGTGGTCTTGAGTTATCTCCCCGTCGGAAGCGAAGCAGCAACCAAATGGTATGTGGAACAGATCCTCGATGCTGGTTGCGGCTTTGTCAATTGCATCCCTGTATTCATCTCCCGGGAGAATTACTGGCAGGAGCGCTTTGCTGAACGAGGATTGCCAGTCATAGGGGATGATATTAAGTCTCAGGTCGGCGCCACCATCACACACAGGGTGCTCACCAGGCTCTTCCGAGAGCGAGGTGTTAAGCTCGAGAGAACCTATCAGCTCAACTTCGGTGGGAATACCGACTTCTACAATATGCTGGAACGAGAGCGCCTGGAGTCAAAGAAGATTTCTAAGACCAACGCAGTGATATCACAACTGGACTATGAACTTGAACCCGGCAATGTCCATGTTGGACCAAGCGACTATGTCCCCTGGCTCACCGACCGCAAGTTCTGCTACATTCGTATGGAGGGAACAACCTTCGGCAACGTCCCCCTGAATCTCGAGCTTAAACTCGAGGTGTGGGACAGCCCCAACTCAGCAGGGATAGTCATCGACGCTATAAGATGCTGTAAGCTGGCCCTGGAGAGAGGCCTCAGCGGGTCACTGGTTGCTCCTTCGGCCTGCTTCATGAAATCGCCTCCCATCCAATATACGGATGACGAGGGGCATCGAATGCTAGAAGAATTCATTGCCGGGACAAACAACGAGACCCTGCCACCAAAGAAATAA
- a CDS encoding glycosyltransferase family 4 protein produces MNIGLVSPYDYAYPGGVNTHISNLAINLAGLGHHVKILAPCSSKKDLPTNADIIPLGTTIPYPSNGSVARFTLSWWLMPKVKSILDQEKFDILHFHEPLFPSLPWMVLPYSRSINVATFHAYYKRSIGYSFWKPLLKRFYNKLDGKITVSEPAKKFVSRYFPGDYRVIPHGVDLEHFSTQAAPIENFCDGRLNILFVSRLEERKGVRYLLKAYKRAKEYLPQSRLIMVGPGDRSRREYERWVKAVKLEDVVFTGHVAYADLPRYYHTADICCMPAIGQESFGLVLLEAMAAGKPIIASNIEGYASVLRDGVEGLLVKPKDEKALANAMVSLANDKNLRQQLGSNGRNKAQAHNWKSVAQRTVDFYMELSGAK; encoded by the coding sequence ATGAATATTGGATTGGTCTCCCCCTACGACTATGCTTACCCCGGTGGGGTTAATACCCATATCTCAAACCTTGCCATCAATTTGGCAGGACTCGGGCATCACGTAAAAATCCTTGCCCCTTGTTCAAGCAAGAAAGATCTTCCCACTAACGCAGATATCATCCCTTTGGGCACGACAATCCCTTATCCATCCAACGGCTCCGTGGCCCGCTTCACCCTGTCCTGGTGGCTAATGCCTAAAGTGAAGTCAATCCTCGATCAGGAGAAATTCGACATACTCCATTTCCATGAGCCACTGTTCCCTTCCTTACCCTGGATGGTGCTCCCCTATTCCCGATCCATCAACGTGGCTACATTTCATGCGTACTACAAACGCTCTATTGGTTACTCATTTTGGAAACCACTCCTGAAGAGGTTCTATAACAAGCTTGACGGCAAGATCACCGTTTCTGAACCAGCAAAGAAGTTCGTTTCCAGGTATTTCCCCGGCGACTACCGTGTGATACCACACGGCGTCGATCTGGAACACTTCTCAACACAAGCAGCGCCAATTGAGAATTTTTGCGACGGCAGATTGAATATCTTGTTCGTCAGCCGGCTTGAGGAAAGAAAAGGGGTAAGATATCTCCTCAAGGCATACAAGAGAGCCAAGGAATATCTTCCTCAATCAAGGCTTATCATGGTCGGCCCCGGCGATAGATCACGTCGGGAATATGAAAGATGGGTCAAAGCTGTGAAATTAGAGGATGTTGTCTTCACCGGTCATGTAGCCTACGCCGATTTGCCGCGCTATTACCATACCGCAGATATTTGTTGTATGCCGGCTATCGGACAGGAAAGTTTTGGGCTCGTTTTGCTCGAGGCTATGGCTGCCGGCAAACCCATTATCGCCTCCAACATCGAGGGTTATGCCAGTGTCTTAAGGGATGGCGTTGAGGGATTGCTGGTGAAACCAAAGGATGAAAAGGCACTGGCCAATGCCATGGTTTCTCTGGCCAACGACAAGAATCTCAGACAACAGCTGGGCAGCAATGGAAGAAACAAAGCACAGGCACATAACTGGAAGTCCGTCGCTCAAAGAACAGTGGATTTTTACATGGAGTTGTCGGGGGCAAAATAG
- a CDS encoding universal stress protein, whose protein sequence is MQHRPSFKRLLVPLDGSKLGEASLPYVEELATIAQAEVILLKVVRPQYDVALAESYSSHLAQISKEYLAHASAAANEYLNSIKENLTKRGITTHAVVDVGSPAERIISCAREKHADLIVLSTHEHPGVGQRLLGSVTYKLLHYTDKPVFLVTSSAKSATHTEI, encoded by the coding sequence ATGCAGCATAGGCCAAGTTTCAAGAGATTATTAGTTCCATTGGATGGCTCAAAACTCGGGGAGGCATCCTTGCCATATGTGGAGGAACTGGCCACCATAGCACAGGCAGAAGTCATCTTGCTCAAGGTCGTGAGGCCACAATACGACGTCGCTCTCGCCGAGTCGTATTCCTCCCATCTTGCCCAAATATCGAAGGAATACCTCGCCCATGCCTCAGCCGCCGCCAATGAATACCTGAACTCCATTAAAGAAAACCTGACAAAGAGAGGAATAACAACCCATGCCGTTGTAGATGTAGGCTCACCAGCCGAAAGGATCATTTCCTGCGCCAGGGAAAAACACGCTGACCTTATCGTTCTCTCCACCCATGAACACCCGGGTGTCGGCCAGCGGCTACTCGGCAGCGTAACCTATAAATTACTCCATTACACGGATAAACCGGTTTTCCTCGTCACATCATCCGCTAAGTCAGCGACTCATACAGAGATTTAA
- a CDS encoding OadG family protein, translating to MTKQLPEAAMLALIGAVVVFAGLAILMLAIMVLNRLLPGNKKNKEEIAPGIVEGQSPSKESIAAIAVAVALLMEEHEAASASEHGDAPAPRLMVSPWAAAGRQQLMLSRRKAGHQWGRSSK from the coding sequence ATGACAAAACAACTTCCAGAAGCGGCAATGCTCGCTCTAATCGGGGCGGTGGTAGTTTTCGCCGGACTTGCCATCTTGATGTTGGCTATCATGGTGCTTAATCGACTGCTGCCAGGCAACAAGAAGAATAAGGAGGAGATAGCACCCGGGATTGTGGAGGGACAGAGTCCTAGCAAGGAGAGTATTGCTGCTATAGCTGTCGCTGTGGCGTTACTGATGGAGGAGCATGAAGCAGCCTCCGCCAGCGAGCATGGCGATGCCCCCGCGCCTCGGCTCATGGTCAGCCCGTGGGCAGCAGCCGGCAGGCAGCAACTAATGCTTTCCAGAAGAAAAGCAGGGCACCAATGGGGAAGATCCTCAAAATAG
- a CDS encoding zinc-ribbon domain containing protein, producing MSPVDKPLQCADCGSSFTFTAEEQEFFAVKGYTNEPKRCPSCRQAKRAQRNGPGGSGGFGGSRSSNREMFAAVCAECGIETQVPFQPRDGRPVYCSRCYDKVRMNSR from the coding sequence ATGAGCCCAGTGGACAAACCGCTTCAGTGTGCAGATTGTGGAAGTAGCTTCACATTCACCGCCGAAGAGCAAGAGTTCTTTGCAGTTAAGGGGTATACCAATGAGCCCAAGCGATGCCCGTCGTGCCGTCAGGCAAAGAGGGCGCAGCGCAATGGCCCTGGCGGATCAGGCGGATTTGGCGGTTCCAGATCGTCGAATCGCGAGATGTTTGCTGCCGTATGTGCTGAATGCGGCATCGAGACCCAGGTACCCTTTCAGCCCCGAGATGGCAGACCGGTGTATTGCAGCCGCTGCTATGACAAAGTCAGAATGAATAGCCGCTAA
- a CDS encoding histidinol phosphate phosphatase domain-containing protein: MIYDFHTHTSLSDGELSPLELIRRAAENGYRGIALTDHVGPGSMERVLREIVEDCRVARNCWDIVAIPGVELTHVPANAIAGAARQAKELGACLVVVHGETIVEPVEKGTNLAAVRSSDVDILAHPGLLTLEEAKLAAANGVLVEISARKGHCLTNGHIVQLAAVTGIKLVLDSDAHDSPDLLTPILAAAILRGAGLAEKEAQLVVEANPLALINKLPFPNFR; encoded by the coding sequence ATGATCTACGACTTCCATACTCACACCTCATTGAGCGATGGAGAGCTCTCACCTCTTGAGCTGATACGGCGGGCAGCAGAGAACGGCTACCGTGGTATTGCGCTCACTGACCACGTTGGTCCGGGCTCGATGGAGAGGGTGCTCCGCGAAATCGTTGAGGACTGCAGGGTAGCCAGGAACTGCTGGGACATTGTGGCTATCCCTGGTGTTGAACTCACTCATGTTCCGGCAAATGCCATTGCCGGGGCGGCAAGGCAGGCCAAGGAATTAGGGGCGTGCCTGGTGGTGGTCCACGGCGAGACTATAGTTGAGCCGGTAGAGAAAGGGACTAACCTGGCAGCAGTCCGGTCGTCTGATGTGGATATTCTGGCCCACCCCGGTCTGCTCACCTTAGAGGAGGCAAAGTTGGCAGCGGCGAATGGTGTGCTTGTTGAGATAAGTGCTCGCAAGGGACATTGCCTGACCAATGGGCATATTGTTCAACTGGCTGCGGTCACGGGTATCAAGCTGGTGCTTGACTCTGATGCTCATGACAGTCCGGATCTGCTCACACCAATACTGGCGGCTGCCATATTGAGAGGCGCTGGTTTGGCAGAGAAAGAAGCGCAATTGGTAGTGGAGGCTAATCCCCTGGCCCTGATCAACAAGCTGCCCTTTCCCAACTTCCGGTAG
- a CDS encoding TetR/AcrR family transcriptional regulator — MSKKVQRRQSTEVRRTQIADAARTLTVKYGSEHLTVRRIAKEIGVSEGALYRHFKSKRDILSLMVERVEEDLVRDIREGGAAVAGHTPLEILDSSLKNHISAIEQRKGVSFQVIAEVISLGDKKLNRQASEALDRYTGHIRDILSEGIKAGEIRKDIDPEEAATLVTAAIQGLVNRWALGNYSFNLEQRYLSLWSMLRGSIVSDRRRQA, encoded by the coding sequence GTGTCAAAAAAGGTTCAAAGACGCCAGAGCACGGAGGTGCGGCGAACGCAGATAGCCGACGCCGCCAGAACTCTAACGGTCAAATATGGCAGTGAGCACCTCACGGTCAGAAGAATCGCCAAGGAGATCGGGGTCTCCGAAGGCGCTCTCTACAGGCACTTCAAGAGCAAGCGTGATATCCTGTCCCTGATGGTCGAGCGTGTGGAAGAAGACCTGGTGAGAGACATCAGGGAAGGTGGTGCTGCTGTTGCCGGGCACACGCCGCTGGAGATCCTCGACAGTTCGCTGAAGAATCACATATCTGCCATTGAACAGAGGAAGGGCGTCTCTTTCCAGGTCATTGCTGAAGTCATCAGCCTGGGGGACAAGAAGTTAAATAGGCAGGCATCAGAGGCCCTGGACAGGTACACTGGTCATATTCGGGACATTTTATCAGAGGGGATCAAGGCCGGAGAAATACGGAAAGACATCGACCCGGAAGAGGCCGCAACTCTTGTCACTGCTGCCATACAGGGGCTGGTCAACAGGTGGGCTCTGGGCAATTACAGCTTCAACCTTGAACAACGATACCTTTCTCTCTGGAGCATGTTGCGAGGATCCATTGTCAGTGATAGACGAAGGCAAGCCTAG
- a CDS encoding SLC13 family permease: MTAEQILAIIIFAGMFIAIMSGKVHRYIPALIGGAASALVILMLTHPGPQNLWHVLRLYDFIDLHWWYGKHAAEAASGSGLEITGVNWQTMVFIGGMMVMVEGLAAVGFFRWLCLLVAKLVNYRVVPILITFMLLSGFLSMFIDSITVLLFLATATIELARLLKFDPVPVIIAEIFAANTGGSATMSGDPPNIIIGTHFGYTFMDFIVNTGPIAWIGMVAALGLFYLFFRKILARPSSDNSATLPRQYPAPREAILDLRLFKIHTAIFILVIILLVTHATTGLSVGLIGCIAAFLTLVAAGKRAGHILRGVDRLTLFFFLGLFVCVGGLEATGVLQELAHAIGNASGGSIIIAITFILWISAFASAIIDNIPFAATMAPVIGSLAATQGFGLKTLAWTLALGTDIGGNATPIGASANVVGIAIAEKEGYRISWGRYCKYALPAMLIVLALCHIYLVLRYA, translated from the coding sequence ATGACCGCAGAACAGATACTCGCCATTATCATCTTTGCCGGCATGTTCATCGCCATCATGTCAGGGAAGGTTCATCGCTACATCCCTGCCCTGATCGGTGGTGCTGCCAGTGCCCTCGTGATTCTCATGCTGACGCACCCTGGTCCGCAGAACCTGTGGCATGTGCTGAGGTTGTACGACTTCATCGATCTCCACTGGTGGTATGGCAAACATGCTGCAGAGGCAGCCTCGGGCAGCGGACTGGAGATCACCGGTGTCAACTGGCAGACCATGGTCTTTATCGGTGGCATGATGGTCATGGTGGAGGGGCTAGCGGCAGTGGGCTTCTTCCGCTGGCTGTGCCTCCTAGTGGCCAAGCTGGTTAACTATCGTGTTGTCCCCATCCTGATCACCTTTATGCTGCTGTCCGGTTTTCTATCCATGTTCATCGACAGCATCACTGTGTTGCTCTTCCTCGCCACAGCAACCATTGAGCTGGCTCGTCTGCTCAAGTTCGACCCCGTGCCAGTAATAATCGCCGAGATATTTGCTGCCAACACTGGCGGCAGTGCCACTATGTCTGGCGATCCTCCCAATATCATCATCGGTACCCATTTCGGCTATACCTTCATGGACTTTATCGTCAATACCGGACCCATCGCCTGGATAGGGATGGTCGCCGCGCTAGGCCTCTTCTACCTCTTCTTTCGCAAGATTCTAGCCCGGCCATCCTCTGACAATTCGGCCACTCTCCCCAGGCAATACCCTGCACCAAGAGAGGCCATCCTTGACCTGCGCCTGTTCAAGATACACACTGCCATCTTCATTCTGGTTATCATCCTGCTGGTCACGCATGCCACCACCGGCCTGTCAGTGGGATTGATCGGCTGCATCGCTGCCTTTCTTACTCTCGTGGCGGCAGGAAAACGGGCAGGTCATATCCTTAGGGGAGTGGACCGGCTTACCCTGTTCTTCTTCCTTGGGCTGTTCGTCTGTGTGGGGGGGCTGGAAGCTACCGGGGTTCTGCAGGAGTTGGCCCATGCCATCGGAAATGCGTCGGGAGGGAGCATCATCATTGCAATCACCTTCATCCTGTGGATTTCGGCTTTTGCTTCTGCAATAATCGACAACATCCCCTTTGCCGCCACCATGGCTCCCGTGATCGGCAGTCTGGCAGCCACTCAGGGATTCGGTCTAAAGACTTTAGCCTGGACGTTGGCATTGGGGACAGACATCGGAGGCAACGCTACTCCCATCGGTGCTTCGGCTAACGTAGTTGGCATAGCTATTGCCGAAAAGGAAGGCTATAGGATTAGCTGGGGCAGGTACTGCAAATACGCCTTGCCAGCAATGCTAATCGTTCTTGCCCTCTGTCACATCTACCTGGTTCTGAGGTATGCCTAG
- a CDS encoding epoxyqueuosine reductase QueH, whose product MTSLLLHTCCAPCATGCLEHWQQKGLEVTSFWYNPNIHPFTEHQRRLQTLQGFSEKTNTPLIISEGYDIIEYFRAVVEHERERCRYCFRLRLSFTASIAKLKGYQAFSTTLLISPYQNQQILKEVGNEIAQKEGIEFICEDLRPCYSESRRISKELDLYRQKYCGCVYSEWERFSKTKIDKD is encoded by the coding sequence ATGACTTCTTTGCTCCTCCACACCTGCTGTGCGCCCTGCGCCACTGGCTGTCTTGAACACTGGCAGCAGAAGGGGTTAGAGGTCACCTCTTTCTGGTATAACCCCAATATACACCCCTTTACCGAGCATCAGCGGCGGTTGCAGACCCTGCAGGGATTTTCAGAGAAAACGAATACCCCCTTGATCATCTCCGAAGGCTATGACATTATCGAGTACTTCAGAGCCGTAGTGGAGCACGAAAGAGAACGCTGCAGATACTGCTTTCGGCTCCGCCTTTCTTTCACAGCTTCAATAGCCAAGCTAAAGGGCTACCAGGCTTTCAGCACTACGCTACTCATAAGTCCATACCAAAACCAGCAGATTCTAAAGGAAGTGGGAAATGAGATTGCCCAAAAAGAGGGAATCGAGTTCATCTGTGAGGACTTGAGACCCTGTTATAGTGAAAGCCGCAGGATAAGCAAGGAGCTCGACCTGTACAGACAGAAATACTGCGGCTGCGTCTACAGTGAATGGGAACGGTTCAGCAAAACGAAAATAGACAAGGACTAG
- a CDS encoding adenylosuccinate synthase, translating into MPVIAVIGALWGDEGKGKIVDLLAEKADMVVRFSGGPNAGHTVHNPFGKFSLHLIPSGIFYPHTTCLIGNGVVVSPSVLLGELEQLWGKGIDTSRLFISTRAHLIMPYHVLLDKLEEEAKGAKALGTTRSGVGPAYADKVARLGIRIGDLADKGELLHRLRPVLEQKNLILTKVYEVPPLSLEDIYDQYCQYAERLAPFICETELMVRQAVERGDLILLEGAQGTLLDVDFGTYPYVTSSSVSAAAAFAGLGLSPTRIDYILGVMKSYTTRVGAGPMPTELRDETGELIREIAQEYGATTGRPRRCGWFDAVAARYSTLLNGFSGIALTRLDVLDTFASIKICIGYKVNGQTINQFPSSSLLLERCQPVYEEVPGWQSPTAHLRRFGDLPPLAQSYVRKLENLVGCPIDIISVGPQREETITVRPVP; encoded by the coding sequence ATGCCAGTAATCGCTGTTATAGGAGCCCTATGGGGGGATGAAGGGAAGGGCAAGATTGTTGACCTGCTTGCCGAGAAAGCAGATATGGTGGTTCGTTTCTCCGGTGGGCCGAACGCAGGACACACCGTACACAACCCTTTCGGCAAGTTCAGTCTCCATTTAATTCCATCGGGTATCTTCTATCCCCATACAACCTGCCTTATTGGCAATGGTGTAGTGGTCTCCCCGTCTGTGCTCCTTGGCGAACTGGAGCAACTCTGGGGAAAAGGAATAGACACCTCAAGGCTGTTCATCAGCACCCGCGCCCACCTTATCATGCCATACCACGTTCTTTTGGATAAGCTGGAGGAGGAGGCAAAAGGTGCCAAGGCGCTGGGCACCACCCGCAGCGGTGTGGGCCCAGCCTATGCGGATAAGGTCGCCCGCCTGGGGATTCGAATCGGAGACCTCGCCGACAAAGGAGAGTTGCTCCATAGACTCCGTCCTGTCCTCGAACAGAAGAATCTGATCCTGACCAAGGTGTACGAAGTCCCCCCGCTCTCCCTCGAGGATATCTACGATCAGTACTGCCAATATGCGGAGCGCTTGGCTCCCTTTATCTGTGAAACTGAGCTGATGGTCAGGCAAGCCGTGGAAAGAGGCGACCTGATATTACTAGAGGGAGCGCAGGGTACTCTCCTCGATGTCGACTTTGGCACCTATCCCTATGTTACCTCTTCTTCAGTTTCAGCTGCGGCAGCTTTTGCAGGGTTAGGGCTAAGCCCAACCAGAATCGACTACATTCTGGGCGTCATGAAATCCTATACCACCAGGGTAGGCGCAGGCCCCATGCCTACGGAGCTTCGGGATGAGACTGGAGAGTTGATTCGAGAAATAGCTCAGGAATATGGGGCAACAACAGGGCGACCGCGCCGTTGCGGCTGGTTTGATGCAGTCGCCGCCCGCTACAGCACCTTGCTTAATGGCTTCAGCGGAATTGCCCTTACTCGCCTTGATGTCTTGGACACTTTTGCCTCTATCAAGATATGCATCGGTTACAAGGTAAATGGTCAGACTATCAATCAATTCCCCAGTAGCTCACTACTACTCGAAAGATGCCAACCGGTGTACGAGGAGGTGCCTGGCTGGCAATCCCCAACAGCCCACCTGCGCCGTTTCGGAGATCTGCCGCCACTAGCTCAATCCTACGTAAGAAAGCTGGAGAATCTTGTCGGTTGCCCCATCGATATCATTTCCGTTGGCCCCCAGCGCGAAGAAACCATCACAGTAAGACCTGTCCCGTAA
- a CDS encoding RNA-binding protein, which translates to MKIYVGNLSSETTEDELRHEFEPFGKVETVSIVRDRYSGQPRGFGFVEMPEKTEGQAAIVGLKAKMVNGRTLDINEARPRPAGGRGGGPQRGGGRGGGGGRGGFGGGRGGGGGGGGGRGGGGGRY; encoded by the coding sequence GTGAAGATATATGTAGGCAATTTGTCATCTGAGACCACCGAGGATGAGTTACGTCATGAGTTTGAGCCTTTCGGAAAGGTAGAGACGGTTAGCATTGTCAGGGACAGGTATAGTGGTCAGCCCAGAGGTTTTGGGTTTGTCGAGATGCCAGAGAAAACTGAGGGTCAGGCTGCGATTGTCGGTCTCAAGGCCAAAATGGTGAATGGGCGGACGCTTGATATAAATGAGGCGCGTCCACGACCTGCTGGTGGTAGAGGCGGTGGGCCTCAGCGAGGTGGAGGAAGGGGTGGAGGGGGAGGACGTGGTGGCTTTGGTGGTGGTAGAGGCGGCGGAGGTGGCGGTGGTGGAGGAAGGGGTGGAGGGGGAGGAAGGTACTAA
- a CDS encoding CDP-alcohol phosphatidyltransferase family protein, translated as MINLSEARHKLAERITTPIVRMLCKTGVTPNVLTVTGFLVSVAAAAALAKGYFLAGGLLVLFSGVFDLLDGPLARARGQTTQFGAMLDSSLDRLSEAAVFLGLLIHYANQGSTWEILLPYIAFVGSVMVSYIRARSEGLGIKCEVGVFTRAERVIVLAVGLIISHWISKAVPVTLGILATLAFVTVIQRLFHTQQLKRERPTI; from the coding sequence TTGATCAATCTGTCGGAAGCGCGTCACAAGCTCGCCGAGCGCATCACTACACCCATCGTTCGAATGCTCTGCAAGACGGGGGTGACGCCGAATGTGCTAACAGTAACAGGTTTTCTGGTGAGCGTTGCTGCCGCGGCGGCACTGGCGAAGGGATACTTTCTAGCCGGAGGACTGCTGGTGCTCTTCTCCGGAGTTTTCGACCTTCTTGATGGCCCACTGGCCCGGGCGAGAGGGCAGACCACGCAATTCGGAGCCATGCTTGATTCCAGTCTTGACCGTCTTTCCGAGGCAGCAGTATTCCTCGGTCTCCTCATTCACTATGCCAATCAGGGCAGTACATGGGAGATCTTGCTACCATACATTGCCTTTGTAGGCTCAGTCATGGTCAGCTATATCAGGGCCAGATCTGAGGGGCTAGGCATAAAATGCGAGGTGGGGGTATTCACCCGAGCAGAGCGGGTCATCGTCCTGGCAGTGGGACTCATTATCAGCCACTGGATCAGCAAGGCCGTGCCTGTCACGCTAGGTATATTAGCCACACTCGCCTTTGTAACAGTCATACAGCGCCTCTTCCACACACAACAACTCAAAAGGGAAAGGCCCACAATATGA